From one Kiritimatiellia bacterium genomic stretch:
- a CDS encoding thiamine pyrophosphate-binding protein, which produces MNKETTIGGVLIDGLKNIGIKHVFGVPGDYALDFLDRVIESGLEFVGTCNELNAGYAADGYARAQGAGAAIVTYGVGGFSILNAVAGAWAEQVPLIVISGAPHSRQRRAGALVHHLAGDYALQSEIFKKMTIDSAVLDNPRTAAADIERVLANCLARKKPVYFEIPVDAVDQPCDPRSSAGSRPAVAPVHPSNPAALAEAAGEAADMINTAKNPVVIAGVEIARFQLAAPTLKLVETAELPYATTISSKSVLPELHPQFVGVYQGAFSRESTRAQIESSDCVLCLGVWMNDFNTGMFTTKLDENSLLNAHSDYLQIKHHGYNNIRLDDFIAGLIPLLRPRSFIQSHPLARALPRRNYRAQAGQKITVRRFYERINNLLDDNMILISDTGDCICAAADLYIEEAENFIAQAYYLSIGFSLPAALGVSLSSPGKRAVVLIGDGAFQMTAQELSTIIRKECNPIIFVLNNQGYVIERMIHDGVYNDIQNWKYHKLGEAFGSGNPGAAVRAEDELEKAIEAALADNTRPALIEIVLEPRDCSEVLAVLGREVRGLSKLPEGGRAAGRKLPPAD; this is translated from the coding sequence ATGAATAAAGAAACAACCATTGGCGGCGTTCTGATAGACGGCCTGAAAAACATCGGCATCAAACACGTCTTCGGCGTCCCCGGGGACTATGCGCTGGACTTCCTGGACCGGGTGATTGAAAGCGGACTGGAATTCGTCGGCACCTGCAATGAACTGAACGCCGGTTACGCCGCCGACGGATACGCGCGCGCGCAAGGCGCCGGCGCGGCGATTGTAACCTACGGGGTCGGCGGATTCAGCATTCTCAACGCCGTGGCCGGGGCCTGGGCCGAACAGGTGCCGTTGATCGTCATCAGCGGCGCCCCCCATTCGCGCCAACGCCGCGCGGGCGCGCTGGTCCACCACCTTGCAGGCGACTACGCCCTGCAGTCCGAAATTTTCAAAAAAATGACAATTGACTCGGCAGTCCTTGACAACCCCCGCACCGCCGCCGCGGACATTGAACGCGTTCTGGCAAACTGCCTTGCCCGCAAAAAACCGGTTTATTTTGAAATCCCGGTTGACGCCGTTGACCAGCCCTGCGACCCGCGTTCCAGCGCAGGTTCCCGGCCGGCGGTTGCCCCCGTACACCCGTCCAATCCAGCGGCGTTGGCGGAAGCGGCCGGGGAAGCCGCCGATATGATTAACACGGCAAAAAATCCGGTCGTTATCGCCGGGGTGGAAATCGCCCGGTTTCAGCTTGCCGCGCCGACGCTGAAACTGGTGGAAACGGCCGAGCTACCCTATGCCACCACCATCAGCAGCAAGTCGGTTTTGCCGGAGCTTCACCCGCAGTTTGTCGGCGTATACCAGGGCGCCTTCAGCCGCGAAAGCACGCGCGCCCAGATTGAATCCTCGGATTGCGTACTTTGCCTCGGAGTCTGGATGAACGATTTCAACACGGGAATGTTCACGACTAAACTGGATGAAAACAGCCTGCTCAACGCGCATTCAGATTATCTGCAAATCAAGCACCATGGCTACAACAATATCCGGCTGGACGACTTTATCGCGGGGCTCATCCCCCTTCTGCGGCCGCGGTCATTCATCCAATCGCATCCCCTGGCCCGCGCCCTGCCCCGCCGCAATTACCGGGCGCAGGCCGGGCAAAAGATCACTGTCCGGCGGTTTTACGAAAGAATCAACAACCTGCTGGATGACAACATGATCCTTATTTCAGACACCGGCGACTGCATCTGCGCGGCGGCGGATTTATACATTGAAGAGGCCGAAAACTTCATCGCCCAGGCCTATTACCTTTCCATCGGATTTTCCCTGCCCGCGGCGCTCGGCGTGTCGCTGTCCAGCCCCGGCAAGCGCGCGGTGGTTTTAATCGGCGACGGCGCCTTCCAGATGACGGCCCAGGAGCTTTCCACCATCATCCGCAAAGAATGCAATCCCATAATTTTTGTCCTGAACAACCAGGGCTACGTGATTGAAAGAATGATCCACGACGGGGTTTACAACGATATCCAGAACTGGAAATACCATAAACTGGGCGAAGCGTTCGGCAGCGGCAATCCCGGCGCGGCGGTCCGCGCCGAGGACGAGCTTGAAAAGGCGATTGAAGCCGCGCTGGCGGACAACACCCGTCCGGCGCTTATTGAAATTGTCCTGGAACCGCGGGATTGCTCGGAAGTGCTCGCCGTTCTTGGCCGGGAAGTGCGCGGTTTGAGCAAGCTTCCCGAAGGCGGCCGAGCCGCCGGCCGCAAATTGCCGCCGGCGGATTGA